A single window of Polyangiaceae bacterium DNA harbors:
- a CDS encoding PhzF family phenazine biosynthesis protein: MTEIPIYQVDAFANRPFAGNPAAVCPLETWLPDETLLAIAAENNLSETAFFVRRGNEFDLRWFTPTVEVELCGHATLASGFVVLERIEPTWSQVSFRTRSGELVVKRAGGKWSLELPARPPLPTIVTGDLVEALGERPTFALQARDLVAVYDNADVVRRLKPDMARIAALPTFAVAITAPGSDADADVDFVSRFFAPAKGVPEDPVTGSLHCTLVPYWSGRLGRTRMRARQVSARGGELECALADDRVELTGGAVLVLEGRMRF; encoded by the coding sequence ATGACCGAGATCCCGATCTACCAAGTGGACGCGTTTGCGAATCGACCGTTCGCAGGCAATCCGGCGGCCGTTTGTCCCCTCGAAACGTGGCTCCCCGACGAGACGCTTTTGGCGATTGCTGCCGAAAACAATCTATCCGAAACGGCGTTTTTCGTGCGTCGTGGAAATGAATTCGACCTGCGTTGGTTCACACCGACCGTCGAAGTCGAGTTATGCGGCCATGCAACGCTCGCGTCGGGCTTCGTGGTCCTCGAGCGAATCGAGCCAACCTGGAGCCAAGTTTCATTTCGCACGCGTAGTGGTGAATTGGTGGTCAAGCGTGCGGGTGGCAAGTGGTCGCTCGAATTGCCTGCGCGGCCGCCATTGCCGACGATCGTCACGGGAGACCTCGTCGAGGCCCTTGGCGAGAGGCCCACGTTTGCATTGCAAGCGCGGGACCTCGTGGCGGTGTACGACAATGCCGACGTCGTTCGTCGCTTGAAACCCGACATGGCGCGTATTGCGGCATTGCCCACGTTTGCTGTGGCCATTACCGCGCCAGGGAGCGACGCTGATGCAGATGTCGATTTCGTTTCGAGGTTTTTTGCGCCGGCCAAAGGTGTGCCGGAGGATCCCGTCACGGGATCACTTCATTGCACGCTCGTACCTTATTGGTCGGGTAGGCTCGGGCGCACGCGAATGCGCGCGCGTCAGGTGAGCGCTCGCGGGGGCGAGCTCGAATGCGCGCTCGCCGACGACCGCGTCGAGCTCACGGGAGGCGCCGTGCTGGTGCTCGAAGGGCGCATGCGGTTTTGA
- a CDS encoding TrkH family potassium uptake protein, producing MQPPAPPGLPKPEQETTAWRRARASLLQEPASAQAVVALKAGLAAPRPPFAWTRPATLLLGSAALLAVDLALAITPRISMILTAIETLLVPAWIVALIVLERTVASMAVGQAPADRGKRHWAAFGIVLVLVVASIIEKWVLLAVATSGAQTDVVAQYRSYTVFVFVLTNISVLGRRPLERLLATATQHPARLMLLSFGVTALLGAFMLTLPQAVRRIEDASFVDGLFMATSAVCVTGLSVHDVAVVYTPFGQAVLLSLVQVGGLGIMALSTFFAILAGRSLRLRDARVMAEMIDAESFSNLRRSLRSIVAYTLLAEGIGIFLLLAVFEQYPETSMPPTEGAPLSGSGSLWWAAVFHGVNAFCHGGFSLFREGMAPLVGSLGTNAVIISLIFIGSLGFPVHDEIMRWLYVRLRGIRPTRLSLHTRVVVMTTAVLIVVGAVGFLVLEWGRALGHLSVPNRFLAALFQSVTTRSGGFQTVNFGAMSHATWFFTCVLMFVGGAPASTGGGVKVTTVAVLYATLRAELRGYEAPRLLGRTIPATIVRRAMGVALLTATLVAGLIFILLLIEPAHPFAIVFETISAFGTVGLSTGITTSLSTAGRLALTVAMFIGRIGPLTLALALANQAASRAYRLPEERIGIG from the coding sequence ATGCAACCGCCGGCGCCGCCCGGACTTCCCAAGCCTGAGCAAGAAACGACGGCGTGGCGCCGGGCTCGCGCGTCGCTTCTGCAAGAGCCCGCGTCCGCACAGGCCGTCGTGGCGCTCAAGGCGGGTCTCGCAGCTCCCAGACCGCCCTTCGCTTGGACGCGGCCAGCAACGCTCTTGCTCGGCAGCGCGGCGCTTCTCGCCGTCGACCTCGCGTTGGCCATCACGCCGCGCATCTCGATGATCCTCACCGCCATCGAGACACTGCTCGTGCCCGCATGGATCGTCGCGCTCATCGTGCTCGAGCGAACGGTGGCATCCATGGCGGTGGGACAGGCGCCGGCCGATCGAGGCAAGCGACATTGGGCCGCATTTGGTATCGTCTTGGTGCTCGTCGTCGCCAGCATCATCGAAAAGTGGGTGCTGCTCGCGGTCGCTACGTCCGGCGCACAAACGGACGTGGTCGCGCAATATCGGAGTTACACGGTATTCGTGTTTGTCTTGACGAACATCAGTGTGCTCGGGCGCCGTCCGCTCGAACGATTGCTGGCAACGGCCACGCAGCACCCCGCGCGCCTCATGCTCCTTTCGTTCGGAGTGACTGCGCTTCTCGGGGCTTTCATGCTCACGCTGCCGCAAGCCGTGCGTCGCATCGAGGATGCATCGTTCGTCGATGGATTGTTCATGGCGACGAGCGCCGTGTGTGTGACGGGTCTTTCGGTGCACGACGTTGCCGTCGTTTATACGCCATTTGGCCAAGCCGTCTTGTTGAGTCTCGTGCAAGTGGGCGGGCTTGGCATCATGGCATTGTCGACGTTTTTTGCCATTCTTGCAGGTCGCTCCTTACGACTCCGTGATGCGCGCGTGATGGCGGAAATGATCGACGCCGAATCGTTTTCGAATCTGCGCCGAAGTTTGCGCTCCATCGTGGCGTATACGTTGCTCGCCGAGGGCATTGGGATCTTTTTACTATTGGCCGTTTTCGAGCAATATCCGGAGACGAGCATGCCGCCTACCGAGGGTGCGCCTTTGTCCGGCAGTGGCAGTCTTTGGTGGGCCGCCGTCTTTCACGGTGTCAATGCGTTTTGTCACGGCGGTTTTTCCCTCTTTCGCGAAGGAATGGCGCCGCTCGTCGGTTCCTTGGGGACCAATGCCGTCATCATTTCTCTCATTTTCATTGGAAGCTTGGGATTTCCCGTTCATGACGAGATCATGCGCTGGCTCTACGTGCGTTTGCGCGGCATTCGCCCGACGCGATTGAGTTTGCACACGCGGGTCGTCGTGATGACGACGGCGGTTTTGATCGTCGTTGGAGCCGTTGGATTTCTTGTATTGGAATGGGGCAGGGCGCTCGGTCACTTGTCCGTACCGAACCGATTTCTCGCGGCGCTTTTTCAATCGGTCACGACGCGGTCGGGAGGTTTTCAAACGGTCAATTTTGGCGCCATGTCGCATGCTACGTGGTTCTTCACGTGCGTGCTCATGTTCGTCGGAGGGGCACCCGCATCGACCGGCGGTGGCGTAAAGGTCACGACGGTGGCGGTTTTATATGCCACGCTTCGCGCGGAATTGCGCGGATACGAAGCTCCGCGCCTTTTGGGAAGGACCATTCCCGCGACGATCGTGAGGCGCGCGATGGGCGTCGCTCTGCTCACCGCAACCCTCGTGGCGGGACTGATCTTCATTTTGCTGCTCATCGAACCGGCGCATCCATTTGCCATCGTATTCGAAACGATAAGCGCATTCGGCACCGTTGGGTTATCGACGGGCATTACGACGTCACTCAGCACGGCGGGACGCCTGGCGCTGACGGTGGCGATGTTCATCGGCCGCATCGGGCCGCTCACGCTGGCCTTGGCATTGGCGAATCAGGCCGCATCGCGCGCGTACCGCTTGCCCGAAGAACGAATCGGCATTGGCTGA
- a CDS encoding STAS/SEC14 domain-containing protein → MSSTDSHPDQQHITYVGKHEVTYDTDDLMVIRVHGNISVDDARGLALAERKIWANNVAVYLLVIVDKTVSIDSGLLGEIKSLYAGRPPHLSALVGASFTLQTVGSVINRALRMLGRPSSLRFFKDEADARAWFDEERARRAAPDA, encoded by the coding sequence ATGTCGTCAACCGATTCGCATCCAGATCAGCAGCACATCACCTACGTCGGAAAGCATGAAGTCACGTACGACACCGATGACCTCATGGTGATCCGCGTGCATGGCAATATCTCGGTGGACGACGCGCGCGGGCTGGCGCTTGCGGAGCGAAAAATATGGGCGAATAACGTCGCCGTCTACTTGCTCGTCATCGTCGACAAAACCGTTTCGATTGACAGCGGCCTGCTTGGAGAGATCAAGTCGCTCTATGCGGGAAGGCCTCCGCACTTGTCGGCGCTCGTGGGTGCGAGTTTCACTCTCCAAACCGTGGGATCCGTCATCAATCGAGCTCTTCGCATGCTCGGCCGCCCCTCGTCTCTTCGTTTTTTCAAGGACGAAGCCGACGCTCGTGCATGGTTTGACGAAGAACGCGCGAGACGAGCGGCGCCCGATGCGTAA
- a CDS encoding aldo/keto reductase produces MACSWERVAFGSTEMRVTPLGLGSAYGLEARDVERAVERGLNYIYWGSARRPSYAEAIRNLGPSRRKDLVLVVQSYTRIASLMRGSVERALRDFKTDYTDLLLLGWWNDPPPRNIVDAALEIKAAGLARGILISCHHRPSFASYIDDPAYDGIMVRYNAAHPGAESEVFPHLSRRRPGVVAYTATRWRALLNPKYLPSDEPAPRASDCYRFVLTNPNVDVCLTGPSNAAELDEALAALDRGPLSDDEMAWMRRVGQHVHRTANAQQFMKAVSVAERVLDAANWVSHKLDRR; encoded by the coding sequence ATGGCATGTTCGTGGGAGCGGGTGGCTTTCGGTTCGACGGAAATGCGCGTAACGCCGCTCGGGCTCGGATCGGCATACGGGCTCGAGGCGCGGGATGTCGAGCGGGCGGTCGAGCGCGGACTGAATTATATTTATTGGGGGTCGGCCCGGCGTCCTTCGTATGCCGAGGCCATTCGTAACCTGGGTCCATCACGCCGCAAAGATTTGGTCCTGGTCGTACAATCGTACACGCGCATTGCGTCCTTGATGCGCGGCTCCGTCGAGCGAGCCTTGCGCGACTTCAAGACCGACTACACGGATCTGCTGCTCCTCGGTTGGTGGAATGATCCTCCGCCGCGAAACATCGTCGATGCAGCGCTCGAAATCAAGGCCGCGGGGCTCGCGCGGGGCATTCTCATTTCATGTCATCATCGTCCCTCGTTTGCCTCGTACATCGACGACCCCGCGTACGACGGGATCATGGTGCGTTACAATGCCGCTCATCCGGGCGCTGAATCCGAAGTATTTCCGCACCTATCGCGGCGGCGGCCAGGCGTGGTCGCTTATACGGCGACAAGATGGCGAGCGCTCTTGAATCCGAAATACTTGCCTTCGGACGAACCTGCGCCGAGAGCGTCGGATTGTTATCGGTTCGTTCTGACGAACCCGAACGTCGATGTTTGCTTGACGGGTCCGTCGAATGCTGCAGAGCTCGACGAGGCCTTGGCGGCGCTCGACCGAGGGCCCCTGTCGGACGATGAAATGGCGTGGATGCGGCGCGTGGGGCAGCACGTGCACCGGACCGCGAATGCGCAGCAATTCATGAAAGCCGTGAGCGTGGCCGAGCGCGTGCTCGATGCGGCAAATTGGGTCTCGCACAAGCTCGACCGCCGATGA
- a CDS encoding sigma-70 family RNA polymerase sigma factor: protein MPTKNTTLITQLLRAWSEGDREALNRVAPLVYEEVHRIATAYMQRERAGHTFTPTALVSEAFVRIAAGEPTAPMDRIRFLALVASIMRRILVDHARHVAAHKRGQRKNEPIGFDETLIPNEIPGELVALDEALVALSQLDGRKARVIELHYFGGMSYEEIGAVFGVSERTVSRDIRAAECWLRQYMTNDDS, encoded by the coding sequence ATGCCGACCAAGAATACGACACTCATCACGCAGCTTTTACGTGCTTGGAGTGAGGGTGATAGGGAGGCGCTCAATCGCGTAGCGCCTCTCGTTTATGAAGAAGTTCATCGCATTGCTACGGCGTATATGCAGCGCGAGCGAGCGGGGCATACGTTTACGCCGACGGCGCTCGTTTCGGAAGCGTTTGTCCGCATCGCCGCGGGCGAACCCACGGCGCCGATGGATCGGATCCGTTTTTTGGCGCTCGTGGCAAGCATCATGCGACGTATCCTCGTTGATCACGCGCGCCATGTAGCCGCTCATAAGCGCGGCCAGCGCAAGAACGAGCCCATCGGATTCGACGAGACGCTCATTCCCAACGAGATTCCTGGCGAGCTCGTTGCGCTCGACGAAGCATTGGTTGCGCTTTCGCAGCTCGATGGGCGTAAAGCCCGGGTCATCGAGCTTCATTATTTCGGCGGCATGTCGTACGAGGAAATCGGAGCGGTTTTTGGCGTCTCCGAACGCACGGTGTCCCGCGATATTCGTGCGGCCGAATGTTGGCTTCGTCAGTACATGACGAACGACGACAGTTGA
- a CDS encoding cytochrome P450, whose product MSTSTMTTFQPVAMVPPGPPSWTFVDRMRMTFMPPRPLVKALAMKYGDTFRISIPEETATFTGDPSVIRDIYTADSDAFDPRGVDVTAPIFGFTSLPVSTGARHKRDRKLLSPPFQSGAMKNYGSTMADITRSTFSALIPGQTFSLLEAAQSMALDVILRVVYGVEDEAEQQKTRATVLELIHSLSPFVLIFPWLRRDFGGLGPWARLVRAGKTLESLVVEQIRKKRASGHPGDDIMSLLVRVRDEDGDALTDVEIAEQLRAILFAGHETTAMSIAMLVDMLHRHPTHLERVLSEVHSLGPNGDAAELASLPFLGAACHEALRMFPPVVDVGRVIREPMTLGKYRFGRKEAIVPSPLLLHNREDLYPEPERFQPERFLSKKPSPFEFIVFGGGARRCLGAAFALFEMKVIVGTMLREYRFWPMAAKPVEQIRRGITLGPKGNVPMVFVGKPASA is encoded by the coding sequence GTGTCTACATCCACTATGACCACCTTTCAGCCCGTAGCGATGGTTCCTCCCGGCCCTCCCTCGTGGACGTTCGTCGATCGCATGCGCATGACCTTCATGCCGCCGCGGCCGCTCGTCAAAGCGCTTGCCATGAAGTATGGCGATACATTTCGGATCAGCATTCCGGAAGAGACGGCCACGTTCACGGGGGATCCGTCGGTCATTCGTGACATTTACACGGCCGATTCGGACGCGTTCGATCCTCGGGGCGTCGATGTGACCGCGCCGATTTTCGGCTTCACGTCGCTCCCTGTATCGACCGGGGCGCGTCACAAGCGTGATCGAAAACTATTATCACCGCCGTTTCAATCGGGCGCGATGAAAAATTATGGATCCACGATGGCCGACATCACGAGGTCCACCTTCTCCGCCCTGATTCCAGGACAAACCTTTTCGCTCCTCGAAGCGGCGCAATCGATGGCGCTCGATGTCATCTTGCGCGTCGTGTACGGCGTCGAAGACGAAGCGGAGCAGCAGAAAACCAGGGCCACGGTGCTCGAGCTCATTCATTCGTTGAGTCCATTCGTGCTCATTTTCCCATGGTTGCGCCGTGATTTCGGTGGTTTGGGGCCTTGGGCGCGCCTCGTGCGCGCGGGCAAAACGCTCGAATCGCTCGTGGTCGAACAAATTCGCAAAAAACGCGCATCGGGGCACCCAGGTGACGATATCATGTCGCTGCTCGTGCGCGTGCGTGATGAAGATGGCGATGCGTTGACGGATGTCGAAATTGCTGAACAATTACGGGCAATTCTTTTTGCTGGACACGAGACGACCGCGATGTCGATCGCAATGCTCGTGGACATGCTCCACAGGCATCCCACGCACCTCGAGCGCGTATTGTCGGAAGTGCATTCGCTGGGGCCCAACGGCGATGCGGCGGAGCTTGCGTCGCTTCCATTTTTGGGCGCCGCGTGTCACGAGGCATTGCGAATGTTTCCGCCGGTCGTGGACGTGGGCCGCGTGATTCGCGAGCCCATGACGCTCGGAAAATATCGATTTGGGCGCAAAGAAGCGATTGTCCCGTCGCCTCTCTTGCTGCACAACCGTGAAGATCTGTATCCAGAACCCGAACGATTTCAGCCCGAGCGGTTTTTGTCGAAAAAGCCGTCACCGTTCGAATTCATCGTTTTTGGCGGGGGAGCGCGACGGTGTCTTGGCGCTGCATTTGCGCTCTTCGAAATGAAAGTAATCGTGGGGACGATGCTGCGCGAATATCGATTTTGGCCCATGGCCGCGAAACCGGTCGAACAAATTCGTCGAGGCATCACGCTGGGGCCGAAAGGGAACGTGCCCATGGTATTCGTGGGCAAGCCTGCGAGCGCTTGA